The following proteins come from a genomic window of Alkalibaculum bacchi:
- the rsgA gene encoding ribosome small subunit-dependent GTPase A — protein sequence MNKINMENIGLTEKFVQDSKIYKDLYIGRVSSQYKNVFKVITKNGEIVAEISGKFHYNVKEHSEYPSVGDFVMIDRTDNLQGNGIIHHILPRKSAFIRKTAGSKEDIQVVATNIDTVLICMSLNNDFNLRRLERYLAIAWDSGATPVIVLTKSDLCKEVDIRLNEIYSIAIGVDVLVTTSTSDEGYQSLKKYLSSGKTVAFIGSSGVGKSTLINCLLGESILGTNGIRNDDKGRHTTTRRELMVLPNLGVVIDTPGMRELGIISADLTKSFSDIDKLASECRFNDCTHKNEPNCAVQEAVKNGTLSAERLESYWKLQKETRYEGLNSKMIEKEKVNEMFSGMGGMKNARKFIKEQNRKKRR from the coding sequence TTGAATAAAATTAATATGGAAAATATAGGACTTACTGAAAAATTTGTACAGGATTCTAAAATATATAAAGATCTTTATATTGGCCGAGTTTCATCACAATATAAAAATGTGTTTAAAGTGATTACGAAAAATGGTGAAATTGTCGCTGAGATCTCAGGTAAATTTCATTATAATGTTAAAGAGCATTCGGAATACCCTAGCGTTGGGGATTTTGTTATGATTGATAGAACAGATAATTTACAAGGAAACGGGATTATTCATCACATACTTCCACGAAAAAGTGCTTTTATACGTAAAACTGCAGGTTCTAAGGAAGATATTCAGGTTGTGGCTACGAATATTGATACTGTATTAATTTGTATGTCACTAAACAATGATTTTAATCTTCGTAGGCTAGAGCGTTACCTTGCTATTGCTTGGGATAGCGGGGCAACACCAGTTATTGTGCTCACAAAATCAGATTTATGTAAGGAAGTAGACATTAGACTTAACGAAATATATTCTATTGCAATAGGTGTAGATGTGCTTGTTACAACAAGTACATCTGATGAAGGGTACCAATCATTAAAAAAATATCTTTCTAGTGGTAAGACCGTTGCATTTATTGGATCATCTGGAGTTGGAAAATCCACTTTAATCAATTGTCTTCTTGGTGAAAGCATACTAGGCACAAATGGGATAAGAAATGATGATAAGGGTAGACATACGACTACAAGGCGTGAACTAATGGTGTTGCCGAATTTGGGGGTTGTTATTGACACTCCTGGCATGAGGGAACTTGGAATTATTAGTGCGGATTTAACAAAATCCTTTTCTGATATTGATAAGCTTGCTTCTGAATGTAGATTTAACGACTGTACCCATAAAAATGAGCCTAATTGTGCAGTGCAAGAAGCAGTTAAAAATGGTACTTTGTCAGCTGAAAGATTAGAAAGCTATTGGAAACTTCAAAAGGAAACGAGATATGAAGGCTTGAATTCTAAAATGA
- a CDS encoding ATP-binding cassette domain-containing protein: protein MKVEIEVSNLYKTYGEIVVFNHYNCTFYSQKYNCITGPSGMGKTTLLRMLMGLEGYDRGEITGIEGKRFSCVFQENRLLENFTGLENINMVLGNKREEKEILKEFENVGLYNSRHLPVYTYSGGMKRRLAIVRAILADYDIIVLDEPFKELDEKTYLKCLDYFEEKTKGKTVILSTHNLYEMERFGDHKIDIESNIIQ from the coding sequence ATGAAAGTAGAAATTGAGGTATCTAATCTATATAAAACTTATGGAGAAATCGTCGTCTTTAATCATTATAACTGTACCTTCTATTCTCAAAAATATAATTGTATAACTGGTCCATCAGGTATGGGCAAGACGACACTATTACGGATGCTTATGGGTCTAGAAGGCTACGATAGGGGGGAGATTACAGGAATAGAAGGAAAGAGATTTTCATGTGTATTTCAAGAAAACAGACTCCTAGAAAACTTTACTGGATTAGAAAATATAAACATGGTATTAGGTAATAAAAGAGAAGAGAAAGAAATACTAAAGGAATTTGAAAATGTAGGATTGTATAATAGTAGGCACCTTCCCGTGTATACATACAGCGGTGGAATGAAGAGGCGCCTTGCCATAGTTAGAGCCATCTTAGCGGATTACGATATCATTGTCTTAGATGAACCATTTAAGGAGTTAGATGAGAAAACCTATCTAAAGTGTCTAGATTATTTTGAAGAAAAGACAAAAGGCAAAACGGTCATTTTATCTACCCACAACCTATATGAAATGGAGCGCTTTGGAGATCATAAAATTGACATAGAAAGTAATATAATTCAATAA
- a CDS encoding ABC transporter permease: MQKNKVIMYTIPIVFWGGIWYFVCAIINNPLLLPSPLAVFTSLIQLIYDKVFWLNVSNSLMRIVLGFVLGVALGMIFAVLSHMSKLFRLIINPLISVIKATPMASIIILLLVWITSKNLSVVLVLLVVLPNIYSNTLKGLQQVDPKLLEMAFVFKMNKRNRIRYIYLPKVMEFLLPAVSFSLGFSWKSGISGEVLAQPVNTIGEALYYSKVYLNTPALFAYTLFIVGISIVMEKVIIRFIKGFEKGVSYESRN, from the coding sequence ATGCAAAAGAATAAAGTTATAATGTATACCATCCCAATTGTATTTTGGGGTGGTATATGGTATTTTGTATGTGCAATAATCAATAATCCACTGCTGTTACCAAGCCCCCTTGCCGTATTTACATCGCTCATTCAGCTCATCTATGACAAAGTTTTTTGGTTGAATGTGAGTAATTCATTAATGCGAATTGTGCTGGGATTTGTCCTTGGTGTAGCACTTGGTATGATCTTTGCTGTTCTTTCTCATATGAGCAAACTGTTTCGACTTATCATTAATCCCTTGATAAGTGTTATCAAAGCCACACCTATGGCCTCTATAATCATCCTCCTCTTAGTTTGGATTACTTCGAAAAACCTTTCTGTAGTTTTAGTTCTTTTAGTCGTACTACCTAATATTTACAGCAATACTTTAAAAGGTCTTCAACAGGTAGATCCTAAACTGTTAGAGATGGCATTTGTCTTTAAGATGAATAAGCGAAATAGAATTAGATACATCTATTTACCAAAGGTTATGGAATTTTTGCTTCCAGCAGTAAGCTTTAGTTTAGGATTTTCATGGAAATCTGGTATTTCTGGAGAAGTGCTTGCACAACCTGTCAATACGATTGGGGAGGCCTTGTACTATTCAAAAGTCTATTTGAACACGCCAGCTCTATTTGCCTATACTCTATTTATCGTAGGTATTAGTATCGTTATGGAAAAAGTAATTATTCGCTTCATAAAAGGCTTTGAGAAAGGAGTTTCTTATGAAAGTAGAAATTGA
- a CDS encoding ABC transporter substrate-binding protein yields MKKSFIVLLICIMGFSMFACSTDKVAPGDEGEGEQVNEVEDSKEPVRVASLKGPTSMGLVKLINDEEEKENSSYEFNIVTMADEIVTGISTGEIDIAALPANLASVLYNKTGGQIKVAAVNTLGVLYIVENGETVTDFEDLKEKTIITTGKGQAPELVLNYLLTQNGLVPNKDVTIEFKSESTEVATILSSEENVVAVLPEPFITSAKMNNDRIRTVFDMTEEWSKLQDEDGSSLVTGVLVVRDEFLKDNKEQFDEFLTQYEKSIAFTNNNIDEAAALIDKYGIIKEGVAKTAIPKCNISYVDGSKLVQSLGGYLDILHEANPQSIGGKLPDEEFYYAKE; encoded by the coding sequence ATGAAGAAATCATTTATAGTATTATTAATTTGCATCATGGGGTTTTCTATGTTTGCATGCTCTACAGATAAAGTTGCCCCTGGTGATGAGGGGGAGGGTGAACAAGTAAATGAGGTTGAGGATTCAAAAGAACCTGTGAGGGTCGCTTCTCTTAAGGGACCTACATCTATGGGCCTAGTAAAATTAATAAATGACGAAGAAGAAAAGGAAAACAGTTCTTATGAATTTAATATTGTGACAATGGCTGATGAAATCGTTACAGGTATCTCAACTGGCGAAATTGACATTGCAGCATTACCAGCAAATTTAGCTTCTGTTTTGTATAATAAAACAGGAGGGCAAATAAAGGTGGCTGCAGTTAATACACTAGGTGTTTTGTATATTGTGGAAAATGGTGAGACTGTCACTGATTTTGAGGATTTAAAAGAAAAGACCATAATCACAACAGGAAAAGGTCAAGCACCAGAGCTTGTTTTAAACTACCTCTTAACGCAAAATGGACTTGTTCCGAATAAAGACGTAACCATTGAGTTTAAATCTGAGTCCACTGAAGTTGCTACAATCTTATCCAGTGAAGAAAATGTAGTAGCTGTGTTGCCAGAACCTTTTATTACATCAGCAAAGATGAACAATGACCGTATTCGAACGGTGTTTGATATGACAGAAGAATGGAGTAAATTGCAAGATGAAGACGGTAGCTCTCTCGTAACTGGTGTGCTTGTGGTTAGAGATGAGTTTCTCAAAGACAATAAGGAGCAGTTTGATGAATTTTTGACTCAATATGAAAAGTCAATAGCATTTACCAATAACAATATAGATGAGGCTGCAGCATTAATCGACAAATATGGAATTATAAAAGAAGGTGTAGCAAAAACTGCAATACCTAAATGCAATATTTCTTATGTCGATGGTTCTAAATTGGTACAAAGTCTAGGAGGATATCTAGATATACTTCATGAAGCAAATCCTCAATCCATAGGAGGAAAATTACCTGACGAGGAATTTTATTATGCAAAAGAATAA
- a CDS encoding alpha/beta fold hydrolase, whose translation MGYYITVESNIKLYVEDLNPKGNKTIVFLHGWPGSHELFEYQFDHLPKGGYRCIGIDQRGFGKSDKPWTGYDYNRLADDVREVVENLKLSNFVLAGHSTGGAIAIRYMVRHNGYGVSKLALFAAAAPSLIKRPNFPYGIDREVVTNIIEGTYTDRPKMLSDFGDIFFFKYITTPFSYWFLQLGLQATGWSTAAIANTWLREELFGDLKTIDVPTLIIHGIHDKVVPFQLGEIQNQGIRNSKLIPFYYSGHGSFYDQKYEFNKELIDFIEG comes from the coding sequence ATGGGATATTATATTACCGTAGAATCAAATATAAAGCTTTATGTAGAAGATCTAAATCCAAAAGGTAATAAAACAATTGTATTTCTACATGGTTGGCCTGGAAGTCATGAATTATTTGAATATCAATTTGATCACCTTCCTAAAGGTGGATACAGGTGTATTGGTATAGATCAAAGAGGATTTGGTAAATCAGATAAACCGTGGACAGGGTACGATTACAATCGGTTAGCTGATGATGTTAGAGAAGTAGTTGAGAATCTGAAATTAAGTAATTTTGTTTTAGCAGGTCATTCAACTGGTGGAGCAATAGCTATTAGATATATGGTTAGGCATAATGGATATGGAGTATCTAAGCTCGCTCTTTTTGCAGCAGCAGCTCCTAGCCTTATTAAACGTCCTAATTTCCCATATGGGATTGATCGAGAAGTAGTGACCAACATCATTGAGGGAACGTATACAGATCGACCAAAAATGCTGAGTGATTTTGGAGATATTTTTTTCTTTAAATACATAACTACGCCATTTTCTTATTGGTTCTTACAATTAGGTTTACAGGCAACAGGATGGTCAACAGCTGCTATTGCAAATACCTGGTTACGTGAAGAACTATTTGGTGACTTAAAAACTATAGATGTGCCAACACTAATCATTCATGGAATTCATGATAAAGTTGTTCCATTCCAACTAGGGGAAATACAAAATCAAGGGATACGAAATTCTAAGCTCATACCGTTTTATTATAGTGGGCATGGGTCATTTTATGATCAGAAATATGAATTTAATAAAGAATTGATTGATTTTATAGAGGGATAA
- a CDS encoding iron-sulfur cluster assembly scaffold protein, with translation MYNDIVLDHFSNPRNTGEISNADGIGKVVNASDGDNITIYIKVINNVLTDIKFKTFGCGAAIAASSMITVIAKGTTLNEALLITNEDVANALGGLPPEKLKCSNTAADALHNAIVNYKSKG, from the coding sequence ATGTATAATGACATTGTTCTAGACCATTTTTCAAATCCCAGAAACACAGGGGAAATATCTAATGCTGACGGAATCGGCAAAGTAGTAAACGCATCAGATGGTGATAATATTACTATTTATATTAAAGTTATTAATAATGTATTAACAGACATAAAGTTTAAGACTTTCGGATGTGGAGCAGCAATTGCAGCAAGTAGCATGATTACGGTAATTGCAAAGGGGACAACATTAAATGAAGCTTTACTTATTACAAATGAGGATGTTGCAAATGCATTAGGAGGCCTTCCACCGGAGAAGTTAAAATGCTCTAACACTGCTGCAGATGCACTTCATAATGCTATAGTCAATTATAAGTCAAAGGGGTGA
- a CDS encoding HesA/MoeB/ThiF family protein yields MILAKEQISRYLRHIIMPEISGPGQKKLLESIVLVYGESMKELSPMIYYLAASGIGKIYCSLDDENNFDDLLENIHDLNNDIEICLIDSEHLVEEANFKIILGSDDFFSEKISIMKDKAFIPTVVAITTEWKGFFQSFDEEKIYNQFISMFQKFNKTKKNDIKHNSYGKLITDFILGTICVVEGIKLCLKLDDVLNDLLYFDILTMEVNNIRLDKIDMYIRDNKDERIDIDYNDINEKLSKSKVLIIGTGGLGSPAAFALAYAGVGTIGLVDSDVVEISNLNRQILHSASRIGMPKVESAKLFLNAINPYININTYNIDFNKEVSDMVNDYDIVISAVDNIQTRYLINDACYFAKKIDIEAGVLRFHGTNTTIVPDKGHCYRCLTPDISTNGLSCAETGVLGPIPGIMGFIQAAEAIKLIGDIGVTLKDKILMYDALDRDITIINVDKNPECPLCGEHPTIDEIKEYRLSCNDNVLD; encoded by the coding sequence ATGATATTAGCTAAGGAACAAATCAGCAGATATTTAAGACATATCATTATGCCTGAAATAAGTGGTCCTGGACAAAAAAAACTTTTAGAATCAATTGTACTTGTATATGGAGAATCAATGAAGGAATTGTCTCCAATGATTTATTATTTGGCTGCCTCAGGAATAGGTAAAATATATTGTTCTCTAGATGATGAAAATAATTTTGATGATTTATTGGAAAATATTCATGATTTAAACAATGACATCGAAATTTGTCTTATTGATTCAGAACACTTAGTAGAAGAAGCAAATTTTAAGATAATATTAGGCTCTGATGACTTCTTCAGTGAAAAAATTAGTATCATGAAAGATAAGGCTTTTATTCCAACTGTTGTCGCAATTACAACTGAGTGGAAAGGCTTTTTTCAATCATTTGATGAAGAAAAGATATATAATCAATTTATTTCAATGTTTCAAAAATTCAATAAAACAAAGAAAAACGATATTAAACATAATTCCTATGGAAAATTAATTACGGATTTTATTTTGGGAACTATATGTGTTGTTGAGGGAATAAAATTATGTTTAAAATTAGATGATGTACTAAATGACTTGCTATATTTTGATATCCTTACAATGGAAGTGAATAATATTAGGCTAGATAAGATAGACATGTATATTAGGGATAATAAAGATGAGAGGATAGATATCGATTATAATGATATAAACGAAAAATTGTCTAAATCAAAGGTGCTTATAATTGGTACAGGAGGTCTAGGCTCACCTGCAGCCTTTGCACTTGCATATGCTGGTGTAGGGACAATTGGTTTGGTTGACAGTGATGTTGTTGAAATCAGCAACCTTAACAGACAGATACTTCATTCTGCTTCTAGAATAGGGATGCCAAAAGTCGAATCAGCTAAATTGTTTTTAAATGCAATTAACCCTTATATCAATATCAACACTTATAATATAGATTTTAACAAAGAAGTATCTGATATGGTAAATGATTACGATATTGTGATATCAGCCGTTGATAATATTCAAACCCGTTACCTTATTAATGATGCTTGTTACTTTGCAAAAAAAATTGATATTGAAGCAGGGGTTCTAAGGTTCCACGGCACAAATACGACTATTGTTCCTGATAAAGGGCATTGTTATAGATGTTTAACTCCGGATATTTCAACCAATGGATTATCTTGTGCTGAAACAGGAGTTCTTGGGCCTATCCCTGGAATCATGGGCTTTATACAAGCTGCTGAAGCTATTAAGTTGATTGGAGATATAGGTGTAACTCTTAAAGATAAAATACTTATGTATGATGCTTTAGACAGGGATATCACAATAATCAATGTTGACAAGAACCCTGAATGCCCCTTGTGCGGTGAACATCCAACAATTGATGAAATTAAGGAGTATAGGCTTTCCTGTAATGATAATGTACTCGATTAA
- a CDS encoding GGDEF domain-containing protein yields the protein MAHSNALMKQKQKNSFILSFILIGIISVMEVISVWADGNPQKFWWINILSNYLGFALTPWVAFILGAAIGGFRKSKALFYIFVAYDVFLAISIPFGWIFGVSKDNIYFRGELFGLYLVIYMLGIVYLLFEIIHLTKKYQNKNRLLPYLIFLLLVFGTTIQVINPDVHVTWLCVTLLSSIYYIYCNELWQQVDGLTGLLNHKSYLNTIYTLNRDAMLLVFDIDRFKEVNDTYGHQMGDKCLICVADCIKEVYGDYGLCFRIGGDEFSVLLFHNTERIESINSAFCDKLTDCRKDIKELPLVSIGYSRYYKGDNIDDVIYSADKKMYQFKKRRKKECSQ from the coding sequence ATGGCTCATTCCAACGCATTAATGAAACAAAAGCAAAAGAATAGTTTTATTCTATCGTTTATTCTCATCGGAATCATTTCCGTTATGGAAGTTATTTCTGTATGGGCAGACGGGAATCCGCAGAAGTTTTGGTGGATAAATATACTTTCAAACTATCTTGGATTTGCCCTGACTCCCTGGGTCGCATTCATACTGGGGGCTGCTATTGGTGGGTTTAGGAAATCAAAAGCCTTATTTTATATATTTGTGGCGTACGATGTATTTTTAGCGATCTCCATCCCCTTTGGTTGGATATTCGGTGTAAGTAAAGACAATATATACTTTCGTGGAGAATTATTTGGATTGTACCTTGTAATATATATGTTGGGCATTGTTTATCTGCTTTTTGAAATCATCCATTTGACGAAGAAATATCAGAATAAAAATCGACTATTACCGTATCTGATTTTCTTACTATTAGTCTTTGGTACAACGATACAGGTTATAAATCCAGATGTTCATGTTACCTGGCTTTGTGTCACCCTTCTCTCTAGCATTTACTACATCTACTGTAATGAGCTGTGGCAGCAGGTTGATGGCTTAACGGGCCTTTTAAATCATAAAAGTTATCTGAATACAATATATACTCTTAATAGGGATGCAATGTTGTTGGTTTTTGATATTGATCGTTTTAAAGAAGTAAATGATACCTATGGGCATCAGATGGGAGATAAATGCTTAATCTGCGTTGCAGATTGTATAAAAGAGGTTTATGGTGATTACGGGCTTTGTTTCCGTATTGGCGGTGATGAATTTTCGGTATTGTTATTTCACAATACTGAAAGAATTGAATCTATAAACAGTGCATTTTGTGATAAACTTACAGACTGTCGTAAAGATATAAAAGAATTACCTTTAGTATCAATAGGATATTCAAGATACTATAAAGGTGACAACATTGATGACGTTATCTATAGTGCAGATAAAAAAATGTATCAGTTTAAGAAAAGGCGCAAAAAGGAATGCAGTCAATGA